One genomic region from Mytilus trossulus isolate FHL-02 chromosome 9, PNRI_Mtr1.1.1.hap1, whole genome shotgun sequence encodes:
- the LOC134684684 gene encoding protein crumbs homolog 1-like has translation MSKHIKNSYDNSDYDLFHTDDPCYTINCGVGTCSGGTCSCPGGYSGSICQTYDPCYNVNCGVGTCSGGTCSCPDGYSGSTCENSCPSGYDWLSSSNTCVKFYGGDYRSWANLKTACQADGADLPLLNTDTLFNDFRIYMDQKSSDRVAVDGTLSGNQGIWSNGDVLSSNRFCSGNPDLTYQPNVCLYFEDTAAGYCGTTTNRIDDSLCSTSALRICMKKL, from the exons ATGTCAAAGCACATTAAAAACAGCTATGATAACTCTgattatgatttatttcataCAGATGATCCATGTTACACTATAAACTGTGGTGTTGGTACCTGTTCTGGTGGAACCTGCTCATGTCCAGGAGGATACTCTGGAAGTATTTGTCAAACTT ATGATCCGTGTTACAATGTTAATTGTGGAGTCGGTACTTGCTCTGGTGGAACGTGTTCTTGTCCTGATGGATATTCTGGCAGTACCTGCGAAAACT CATGTCCATCTGGTTATGATTGGCTTTCAAGTAGCAATACGtgtgttaaattttatggaGGTGATTACAGAAGTTGGGCTAACCTCAAAACGGCATGTCAAGCTGATGGTGCAGATTTGCCTCTTTTAAATACAGACACGCTATTTAATGACTTCAGGATCTACATGGATCAAAAATCAA GCGATCGAGTTGCTGTTGATGGAACGTTGAGCGGAAACCAAGGTATTTGGTCAAACGGGGATGTATTGAGCAGCAATAGATTTTGTTCCGGGAATCCCGATCTGACGTATCAACCAAATGTGTGTTTATACTTTGAGGATACAGCTGCTGGTTATTGTGGAACAACTACCAATAGAATTGACGATTCTTTATGTTCAACATCTGCATTAAGAATTTgtatgaaaaaattataa